The uncultured Roseibium sp. genome contains a region encoding:
- a CDS encoding cold-shock protein: MGGKTAQDARAIEALTDDVAVDVVEIAGTIKWFDVAKGYGFIVPDSGEADILLHVTCLRRDGYQTAYEGARVVCEVMDRPRGLQAFRILSMDESSALHPSQLPPSRTHVQVVPESGFEKATVKWFNRVKGFGFLTQGEGTEDIFIHMETLRRFGIAELRPGQDVMVRFGSGPKGRMAAEIRPVGAGTHIPASH; this comes from the coding sequence ATGGGGGGCAAAACCGCTCAGGATGCCCGCGCAATCGAAGCGCTGACGGATGATGTTGCCGTCGATGTCGTGGAGATTGCAGGCACGATCAAATGGTTTGATGTTGCCAAGGGGTATGGGTTTATCGTTCCGGATTCGGGCGAAGCCGATATTCTCTTGCATGTGACCTGTCTCAGGCGCGACGGCTATCAGACGGCCTATGAGGGCGCCCGGGTGGTCTGCGAGGTCATGGACCGGCCACGGGGACTGCAGGCCTTCCGGATCCTGTCCATGGACGAATCCTCCGCTTTGCATCCGTCTCAGCTTCCTCCTTCGCGCACCCATGTTCAGGTTGTCCCGGAAAGCGGTTTCGAAAAGGCGACCGTGAAATGGTTCAACCGGGTCAAGGGCTTCGGGTTCCTGACCCAGGGCGAGGGGACCGAGGATATCTTCATTCACATGGAAACCCTGCGCCGCTTCGGTATTGCCGAGTTGCGCCCGGGACAGGACGTGATGGTGCGCTTTGGTAGCGGGCCGAAGGGGCGTATGGCCGCCGAAATCCGGCCGGTGGGAGCCGGAACCCATATTCCAGCCTCGCACTAG
- the minD gene encoding septum site-determining protein MinD, producing MNNATVIVVTSGKGGVGKTTSTAAIASALAKQGYKVCAVDFDVGLRNLDLIMGAERRVVFDLVNVVRGEASIKQALVRDKKLENLYLLPASQTRDKDALTDEGVASVINELKMYFDWIVCDSPAGIERGATLAMRYADEAIIVSNPEVSSVRDCDRIIGLLDAKTVLAEQGERMPKHLLITRYDVERARLGDMLAVEDVVDILSVPLIGVIPESRDVLKASNVGLPVTLSDETSLASRAYTEATQRLLGEEIPITIPTEKKGLFGKFFKGRAA from the coding sequence ATGAACAACGCCACAGTCATCGTGGTCACATCGGGTAAGGGGGGCGTCGGCAAAACAACGTCGACCGCAGCCATTGCCTCGGCGCTGGCCAAGCAGGGATACAAGGTTTGTGCGGTGGATTTCGATGTCGGTCTGCGCAACCTGGATCTGATCATGGGCGCGGAACGCCGTGTGGTTTTCGATCTGGTCAACGTGGTGCGCGGCGAAGCCTCGATCAAACAGGCCCTGGTGCGCGACAAGAAACTGGAAAATCTCTACCTGTTGCCGGCGTCCCAGACCCGCGACAAGGACGCCCTGACCGACGAAGGCGTCGCCAGTGTCATCAACGAGCTGAAGATGTATTTCGACTGGATTGTCTGTGACAGCCCGGCGGGCATCGAGCGCGGTGCGACCCTTGCCATGCGCTATGCGGACGAGGCGATCATCGTGTCCAATCCGGAAGTCTCGTCCGTACGCGACTGCGACCGGATCATCGGCCTGCTGGACGCCAAGACGGTTTTGGCGGAACAGGGCGAGCGCATGCCCAAGCACCTTCTCATCACCCGCTACGATGTGGAGCGTGCCAGGCTTGGTGACATGCTGGCGGTCGAGGACGTGGTCGACATTCTGTCCGTGCCGTTGATCGGCGTGATTCCGGAAAGCAGGGATGTCCTGAAAGCCTCCAACGTCGGCCTTCCCGTCACCCTGTCCGATGAAACCTCCCTGGCCTCCAGAGCTTATACGGAAGCCACCCAGCGGCTTTTGGGCGAGGAGATTCCGATCACTATTCCCACCGAGAAGAAGGGCCTGTTCGGCAAATTCTTCAAGGGGAGGGCGGCATGA
- a CDS encoding VOC family protein, with amino-acid sequence MRYLHTMVRVRDIDESLDFYCNKMGMTEVRRRESEAGRFTLIFLAASEDVGSGKEVSAPLLELTYNWDPEDYSGGRNFGHLAYEVDNIYEFCASLQVKGVTINRPPRDGYMAFVRSPDNISIELLQKGEALEVAEPWASMPNVGEW; translated from the coding sequence ATGCGCTACCTGCACACAATGGTCCGCGTCCGCGACATCGATGAATCGCTGGATTTCTACTGCAACAAGATGGGCATGACCGAGGTCCGCCGAAGGGAGAGCGAGGCCGGCCGCTTCACACTGATCTTCCTGGCCGCCTCCGAAGACGTCGGTAGCGGCAAGGAAGTCAGTGCCCCGCTTCTGGAACTCACCTACAACTGGGATCCGGAGGACTATTCCGGCGGACGCAACTTCGGCCACCTCGCCTATGAGGTGGACAATATCTACGAGTTCTGCGCCAGCCTCCAGGTAAAGGGCGTGACCATCAACCGCCCGCCGCGCGACGGCTACATGGCCTTTGTCCGGTCGCCGGACAATATTTCCATCGAACTGCTGCAGAAGGGCGAAGCGCTCGAAGTTGCCGAACCCTGGGCCTCCATGCCCAATGTCGGCGAGTGGTAG
- the minE gene encoding cell division topological specificity factor MinE yields the protein MNIMSFFGRRGDTASVAKNRLQILLAHERSGNSTEDARLISSLREDILAVVAKHISIDPDAVRLEMDRSGDITTLGIDIELPEGATRKSA from the coding sequence ATGAATATCATGAGTTTCTTCGGCAGACGGGGCGACACGGCCTCGGTTGCCAAGAACAGACTGCAGATTCTGCTTGCCCATGAGCGCAGCGGAAATTCGACCGAAGATGCCCGGCTGATTTCCTCCCTGCGCGAAGACATACTGGCTGTGGTCGCCAAGCATATTTCCATCGATCCAGACGCCGTGCGTCTGGAAATGGACCGTTCCGGCGATATCACGACTCTCGGTATCGATATCGAACTTCCGGAGGGAGCGACGAGGAAGTCTGCCTGA
- the minC gene encoding septum site-determining protein MinC — MKFKGKSFIAIVLTPETPADAWFAELDRIISRSPGFFIDRPIILDVRGRKIPIEDLEAILAGLGERSIRVMGIDGIAGTRLKPGMPPSFAGGRLATDVEVPDQEEPVVSDGPIAPEKTETNTLSGSKKNRTEASDRKKPANGIPQKAATGVAADGQSVVITEPVRSGQSVVHPTGDVTVIGSVASGAEVIAGGSIHIYGALRGRALAGVSGNEEARIFCSKLEAELVSINGLYTIADDFAGHVVNKPAQIRFDEETLIFESLN; from the coding sequence ATGAAGTTCAAGGGTAAGTCCTTTATCGCCATTGTCCTGACGCCGGAGACACCCGCCGATGCGTGGTTTGCGGAACTTGACCGCATCATCTCGCGCTCACCGGGGTTCTTTATAGACCGACCGATCATTCTGGATGTGCGTGGCAGGAAGATACCGATTGAGGATCTGGAAGCGATTCTGGCGGGCCTGGGCGAGAGGTCTATCCGGGTTATGGGGATCGACGGAATTGCCGGAACCCGCCTGAAACCGGGGATGCCGCCGAGCTTTGCCGGAGGCCGTCTGGCAACCGATGTCGAGGTGCCGGATCAGGAAGAGCCGGTGGTCTCGGATGGACCTATCGCCCCGGAAAAGACTGAAACCAATACGCTTTCCGGATCGAAAAAAAACCGGACAGAGGCCAGTGACCGGAAGAAGCCGGCGAATGGCATTCCCCAGAAGGCCGCGACCGGTGTGGCAGCCGACGGTCAATCGGTTGTCATCACCGAACCAGTCCGCTCGGGCCAGAGCGTCGTTCATCCAACGGGAGACGTCACCGTCATCGGCTCAGTGGCATCAGGGGCCGAGGTTATCGCAGGCGGTTCGATCCACATCTACGGTGCCTTGCGGGGCCGGGCCCTTGCCGGGGTTTCCGGGAATGAGGAAGCTCGGATCTTTTGTTCGAAGCTGGAAGCGGAACTGGTGTCCATCAACGGGCTTTATACTATTGCGGACGACTTTGCCGGCCATGTTGTGAACAAGCCGGCCCAGATCCGGTTCGATGAGGAAACGCTGATTTTCGAATCGCTCAATTAG
- a CDS encoding Sir2 family NAD-dependent protein deacetylase, translating into MATMTEINDLATARNRIKSFLGPDTGRIVVLTGAGISTESGIPDFRSPGGLWSKMQPIEYQDFVADEASRLEDWSRRFQMADIFRKAEPNAAHRALAGLAGAGRLSLLITQNVDGLHQRSGVPEDLLVELHGNSTYASCLDCGRRAELGDQKAAVEAGHSPVCGACGGLLKAAVVSFGQMMPEDALIRAAEAARKADVFVVIGSSLVVHPAAQLPVLAAQAGAELVIINRDPTPIDPLAAACIRTPIAESFVDFAP; encoded by the coding sequence ATGGCCACTATGACAGAAATCAATGATCTCGCCACCGCACGAAACCGGATAAAGAGTTTTTTGGGTCCGGATACGGGGCGGATCGTGGTGTTGACCGGAGCGGGGATATCGACAGAGTCCGGTATCCCCGACTTCCGTTCGCCGGGCGGGCTCTGGTCAAAGATGCAACCGATCGAGTACCAGGATTTCGTGGCTGACGAGGCGAGCCGCCTGGAGGACTGGAGCCGCCGGTTCCAGATGGCCGACATCTTTCGCAAGGCCGAGCCGAACGCGGCGCACAGGGCGCTTGCCGGGCTTGCTGGAGCCGGCCGGCTTTCGCTTCTGATCACCCAGAACGTGGACGGGCTGCATCAGCGATCCGGTGTACCGGAGGACCTGCTCGTCGAATTGCATGGCAACAGCACCTACGCCTCCTGCCTCGACTGTGGCCGGCGCGCGGAACTGGGGGATCAAAAAGCTGCGGTCGAAGCCGGGCACAGTCCTGTTTGTGGAGCCTGTGGCGGGCTGCTCAAAGCGGCGGTGGTCAGCTTCGGTCAGATGATGCCGGAGGATGCCCTGATCCGGGCGGCGGAGGCTGCCCGCAAGGCGGATGTGTTTGTGGTTATCGGATCGTCTCTCGTGGTCCATCCGGCCGCCCAGTTGCCTGTGCTCGCGGCTCAGGCCGGGGCCGAACTCGTCATCATCAACAGGGATCCGACCCCGATAGACCCGTTGGCTGCGGCTTGCATCCGCACCCCGATTGCCGAGAGTTTTGTGGATTTTGCGCCATAG